Proteins from a genomic interval of Micromonospora sp. NBC_00389:
- a CDS encoding DUF3662 and FHA domain-containing protein — protein MSSGPEEEPVSVLQRFEKRLEGLVEGAFAKVFKGVVHPVEILNAMQREAEAHKAILAGGRTLVPNRYVIDLSPFDHSRLAPYAAALAQELAQSQAEFIGEQAWTVYGDVIVEIERGEGLDTGMFRVTAEVYTGGEVAPVSAPGYDAGPPAYPAYDQGGGYGPPPGHGGTRNVRLVSGDGRTYPLQMGSTVIGRGDQANLRLPDVGISRRHARLDFDGGQVVLTDLGSTNGTMVNGQRVSAVALNPGDMVQLGTTTLTFRVDG, from the coding sequence ATGTCCTCGGGACCCGAGGAGGAGCCGGTGAGCGTGCTGCAACGCTTCGAGAAGCGTCTGGAAGGCCTGGTCGAAGGGGCTTTCGCCAAGGTCTTCAAAGGGGTGGTCCACCCCGTGGAGATCCTCAACGCCATGCAGCGGGAGGCCGAGGCGCACAAGGCGATCCTGGCCGGTGGGCGCACGTTGGTGCCCAACCGCTACGTGATCGATCTCTCGCCGTTCGACCACAGTCGGCTGGCGCCGTACGCCGCCGCGCTGGCCCAGGAGTTGGCCCAGTCGCAGGCGGAGTTCATCGGCGAGCAGGCCTGGACGGTCTACGGCGACGTGATCGTCGAGATCGAGCGGGGCGAGGGCCTGGACACGGGCATGTTCCGCGTCACCGCCGAGGTCTACACCGGCGGCGAGGTCGCCCCGGTGTCGGCGCCCGGCTACGACGCCGGCCCGCCGGCCTACCCCGCGTACGACCAGGGTGGTGGCTACGGCCCGCCGCCCGGGCACGGTGGCACCCGCAACGTCCGGTTGGTCTCGGGCGACGGGCGCACCTATCCCCTCCAGATGGGGTCGACGGTGATCGGTCGCGGCGACCAGGCCAACCTGCGCCTGCCCGACGTCGGCATCTCCCGGCGACACGCCCGGCTGGATTTCGACGGCGGACAGGTCGTGCTGACCGATCTGGGGTCGACCAACGGCACCATGGTCAACGGCCAGCGGGTCTCCGCCGTCGCCCTCAACCCCGGCGACATGGTCCAGCTCGGCACCACGACGCTGACCTTCCGCGTGGACGGCTGA
- a CDS encoding WecB/TagA/CpsF family glycosyltransferase translates to MTTQTKRNVLGVLVDATDYATATEAVVTAAQERRPFALTALAVHGVMTGVLDRAHNARLNSFDVVTPDGQPVRWALNLLHHAGLTDRVYGPTLTLHVLSRFADEGLPVYLYGSTEETLARLIPALERMFPALKIAGVEPSKFRPVQPGEDAEIADRIRSSGARLVLVGLGCPRQEVFAYAMRPLLDMPLMAVGAAFDYHAGLLRQPPPWMQRAGLEWFWRLGLEPKRLWRRYVILNPAYLARLAAQKTGLWKARPPAPATERPATFAV, encoded by the coding sequence ATGACGACTCAGACGAAGCGCAACGTACTCGGCGTCCTGGTCGACGCCACCGACTACGCCACGGCGACCGAGGCGGTGGTCACCGCGGCGCAGGAGCGGCGTCCATTCGCGCTGACCGCACTGGCCGTGCACGGCGTGATGACCGGTGTGCTGGACCGGGCGCACAACGCACGGCTCAACTCCTTCGACGTCGTGACCCCGGACGGGCAGCCGGTGCGCTGGGCGCTCAACCTGCTGCACCACGCCGGGCTCACCGACCGGGTCTACGGGCCGACGCTGACCCTGCACGTGCTCTCCCGCTTCGCCGACGAGGGCCTGCCGGTCTACCTGTACGGCTCGACCGAGGAGACGCTGGCCAGGCTGATCCCCGCGTTGGAGCGGATGTTCCCGGCGCTGAAGATCGCCGGGGTGGAGCCATCCAAGTTCCGCCCGGTCCAGCCCGGTGAGGACGCCGAGATCGCCGATCGGATCCGGTCCAGCGGCGCCCGACTGGTCCTGGTCGGGCTCGGCTGCCCGCGCCAGGAGGTCTTCGCGTACGCCATGCGGCCGTTGCTCGACATGCCGCTGATGGCGGTCGGCGCGGCCTTCGACTACCACGCCGGTCTGCTGCGCCAGCCGCCGCCGTGGATGCAGCGCGCCGGCCTGGAGTGGTTCTGGCGGCTCGGTCTGGAGCCGAAGCGGCTCTGGCGCCGCTACGTGATCCTCAACCCGGCCTACCTGGCCCGGCTCGCCGCGCAGAAGACCGGCCTGTGGAAGGCCCGCCCGCCGGCCCCGGCCACCGAGCGGCCGGCCACCTTCGCGGTCTGA
- a CDS encoding NAD-dependent epimerase/dehydratase family protein produces MLRRILPPMDQEWRVSVALVTGSGGLIGSEAVRHFAGLGLDVVGIDNDMRRYFFGEDGSTSWSLERLRRDLGSAYTHFSVDIRDRDGLEQVFKKYGSDIAVVIHSAAQPSHDWAAKEPYTDFDVNAGGTLNILENTRRHAIDAPFIHCSTNKVYGDRPNSLPLIELETRYELPEDHRWYQGITEDMSIDNSLHSVFGASKVAADVMVQEYGRYFDMKTACFRGGTLTGPAHSAAELHGFLAYLMRCVMEGRTYNLYGYKGKMVRDAIHSRDVLTAFEAFFRAPRSAEVYNLGGGRHSNTSHIEAFRIAEEIAGREAQINYVEQARTGDHQWYISSMARFEEQYPDWKITYDVPMILREIYEANVDKWVPQP; encoded by the coding sequence ATGCTCCGAAGGATTCTGCCTCCGATGGACCAGGAGTGGCGTGTGAGTGTCGCGTTGGTGACCGGGTCGGGTGGTCTGATCGGCTCCGAGGCGGTCCGGCACTTCGCCGGCCTCGGTCTGGACGTCGTCGGCATCGACAACGACATGCGCCGGTACTTCTTCGGCGAGGACGGCTCCACCTCCTGGAGTCTGGAGCGACTGCGCCGGGATCTGGGCAGCGCGTACACCCACTTCTCGGTGGACATCCGGGACCGGGACGGCCTGGAGCAGGTGTTCAAGAAGTACGGCTCGGACATCGCCGTGGTGATCCACAGCGCCGCGCAGCCGAGCCACGACTGGGCGGCCAAGGAGCCGTACACGGACTTCGACGTGAACGCCGGCGGCACGCTCAACATCCTGGAGAACACCCGGCGGCACGCGATCGACGCGCCGTTCATCCACTGCTCGACCAACAAGGTCTACGGCGACCGGCCCAACAGCCTGCCGCTGATCGAGCTGGAGACCCGGTACGAGCTGCCCGAGGATCACCGCTGGTACCAGGGCATCACCGAGGACATGTCGATCGACAACTCGCTGCACTCGGTCTTCGGCGCCTCCAAGGTCGCGGCGGACGTGATGGTCCAGGAGTACGGGCGCTACTTCGACATGAAGACCGCCTGCTTCCGGGGCGGCACGCTGACCGGCCCGGCGCACTCGGCGGCCGAGCTGCACGGGTTCCTGGCGTACCTGATGCGCTGCGTCATGGAGGGCCGGACATACAACCTGTACGGCTACAAGGGCAAGATGGTCCGCGACGCGATCCACTCGCGTGACGTGCTGACCGCATTCGAGGCGTTCTTCCGGGCGCCACGCTCGGCGGAGGTCTACAACCTCGGCGGAGGTCGGCACTCCAACACCTCGCACATCGAGGCGTTCCGGATCGCCGAGGAGATCGCCGGCCGCGAGGCGCAGATCAACTACGTCGAGCAGGCCCGCACCGGCGACCACCAGTGGTACATCAGCAGCATGGCCCGGTTCGAGGAGCAGTACCCGGACTGGAAGATCACCTACGACGTACCGATGATCCTGCGGGAGATCTACGAGGCCAACGTGGACAAGTGGGTGCCCCAGCCATGA
- a CDS encoding FHA domain-containing protein FhaB/FipA yields the protein MPELVITVARFGFLILLWIFVFTVVGVIRRDLFAGARSGRLVAAPRAVGASTGQAAKPAKVKRGRAAHQLVVTAGQLAGTRITLGEAQITIGRAEDSTLVITDDYASARHARLVPRDGQWFVEDLGSTNGTYLDRAKVTGPTPVPLGVPIRIGRTSLELRP from the coding sequence TTGCCGGAACTGGTCATCACGGTTGCCCGGTTCGGGTTCCTGATTCTGCTGTGGATCTTCGTGTTCACGGTGGTCGGGGTGATCCGCCGGGACCTCTTCGCGGGTGCCCGGTCCGGTCGTCTGGTGGCCGCGCCGCGCGCGGTGGGCGCCTCGACGGGGCAGGCGGCCAAGCCGGCGAAGGTGAAGCGGGGCCGCGCGGCTCACCAGCTGGTGGTGACCGCCGGTCAGCTGGCCGGCACTCGGATCACTCTCGGTGAAGCGCAGATCACCATCGGTCGTGCCGAGGATTCCACCCTGGTCATCACCGACGACTACGCCTCCGCGCGGCACGCCCGGCTCGTGCCGCGCGACGGGCAGTGGTTCGTCGAGGACCTCGGCTCGACTAACGGCACGTACCTAGATCGCGCTAAGGTCACCGGACCAACCCCCGTCCCCCTCGGCGTGCCGATCCGGATCGGCCGCACTTCCCTCGAATTACGGCCATGA